Proteins encoded together in one Nostoc sp. PCC 7524 window:
- a CDS encoding eCIS core domain-containing protein, with the protein MYHQQTSQKASASIRTTPKNQDIAPSQSYGSLSSVVQRVQQDPNSVSEDERQQLESAIGTRSTKEMIAGKQTPWVPEFQGISAQLWGNSGQAPIQAKRMDDVGICEAQPENKTGLPDHLKAGIENLSGMAIDDVSVHYNSSQPSQLQALAYTQGSDIHLAPGQEQHLPHEAWHVVQQKQGRVKPTIQAQGVGINDDQGLEKEADVMGTKALQMRHSQQVAQSMTRKIQQEKAGGGSDRVIQRVGGVKIGFDYNISDDEKVKEGQKLLKTTWENARKARHDAKIGTEKTDIENAAQEIINVRKRAKEREEYKANQLKEPSNYPASVDDVLPEIKADKTKRGFSQYYAEKLTSDNKNKQEKLLKATEPFKDGKLRIAHDQVTIEYNPNEKPYQKKDYLKIATLKKGTDAFTIKFPAETSGSARDIYLKYGVENSFTTDDPKEYVKDSRGVMTRRYAYVEKNYYQMMEFFMTHHMEGRFQSYMRAAGETKPNIYEHRDEGVDLVRGSSKTKDETVPLTIEQLAVAHQKLGSGPQQRGVSLTATPKVNATYVNTGENFRTNRGFRLKVDLSKVPQGVTNAPLLINHYSQGGVIDAEKTGEGYDTSRVRGEKSKYPYKESSIHARELLLEHLKPEWIVAIEYHDQDNKTGTGTGSTIIDTKTDLKGKKSILELAKEQFGGNKYQEGFNFGLRRDKNTKVTNPYFDGDKNFQEGFEGGRLFVTGWTEGQGEYNRSGRMTDETERLRTGLTMPQHIYDQTMKKKEHEDKFDFYRMGYLWGRSGKALITSYEDLPTPK; encoded by the coding sequence ATGTACCACCAGCAAACATCTCAAAAAGCTTCTGCCTCTATTAGAACAACACCAAAAAATCAAGACATTGCTCCCAGTCAAAGTTATGGGTCATTATCCTCAGTGGTACAGAGAGTGCAACAAGACCCAAATAGCGTCAGTGAAGATGAGAGACAGCAGTTAGAGAGTGCGATCGGTACAAGGTCAACAAAAGAGATGATTGCCGGGAAGCAAACGCCGTGGGTTCCTGAATTTCAAGGGATTTCCGCGCAGCTTTGGGGAAATTCTGGACAAGCACCAATACAAGCCAAAAGAATGGATGATGTTGGTATATGTGAAGCGCAGCCAGAAAACAAAACTGGATTACCAGATCACCTCAAGGCTGGGATAGAAAATCTCTCTGGGATGGCGATCGATGATGTGAGTGTTCACTACAATTCTTCCCAGCCATCACAGTTACAAGCGTTAGCCTACACACAGGGAAGTGATATTCATCTTGCACCAGGACAAGAGCAGCATTTACCCCATGAGGCTTGGCACGTTGTACAGCAAAAACAGGGAAGGGTAAAACCGACGATACAGGCGCAGGGCGTAGGGATTAATGATGATCAGGGTTTGGAGAAAGAAGCCGATGTAATGGGTACGAAAGCATTGCAGATGAGACATTCTCAGCAAGTTGCTCAATCGATGACAAGGAAGATACAGCAGGAAAAGGCGGGTGGAGGTAGCGATCGCGTAATCCAACGGGTGGGGGGTGTGAAAATTGGTTTCGACTATAATATCTCCGATGATGAAAAAGTGAAAGAGGGTCAAAAACTCTTAAAAACTACATGGGAAAATGCTAGAAAGGCTCGACACGACGCAAAAATAGGAACTGAGAAGACCGATATTGAGAACGCCGCCCAAGAGATCATTAATGTTCGTAAAAGAGCGAAAGAACGCGAAGAATATAAAGCTAACCAACTAAAGGAACCGAGCAACTATCCCGCATCTGTCGATGACGTACTTCCGGAAATTAAAGCAGACAAGACTAAACGTGGCTTCAGTCAGTATTACGCGGAAAAGCTGACATCTGATAATAAAAATAAGCAGGAAAAGCTATTAAAAGCAACTGAACCTTTTAAAGACGGTAAGCTCCGAATTGCCCATGATCAAGTAACAATCGAGTACAACCCTAACGAGAAACCTTACCAGAAAAAAGATTATCTCAAAATTGCTACGCTGAAGAAAGGCACTGACGCTTTCACCATCAAGTTCCCGGCGGAAACGTCTGGTTCTGCCCGTGATATCTACTTGAAGTATGGAGTTGAAAACAGCTTTACTACCGATGACCCCAAGGAATATGTGAAGGATAGCCGTGGGGTGATGACCCGCCGCTACGCCTATGTCGAGAAGAACTACTATCAAATGATGGAGTTTTTCATGACTCATCACATGGAGGGTCGGTTTCAGTCCTATATGCGTGCGGCTGGGGAGACTAAGCCGAATATCTATGAACACCGGGATGAGGGCGTGGATCTGGTTCGAGGAAGCAGCAAGACGAAGGATGAGACAGTTCCCCTGACAATTGAACAGCTCGCCGTTGCTCACCAGAAGCTTGGTAGCGGACCTCAGCAGCGCGGTGTGAGCCTGACTGCAACGCCTAAAGTGAACGCCACTTATGTGAACACAGGTGAGAACTTCCGTACAAATCGCGGCTTCCGCCTGAAGGTGGATCTCTCCAAAGTCCCACAGGGAGTAACAAACGCGCCTCTACTGATCAACCATTACTCTCAGGGCGGCGTGATCGATGCTGAAAAGACAGGCGAAGGCTATGATACCTCGCGTGTGCGCGGGGAAAAAAGCAAGTACCCATATAAAGAAAGCTCTATCCATGCACGAGAGCTGTTATTAGAGCATCTCAAGCCTGAATGGATCGTCGCCATAGAATATCACGATCAAGATAACAAGACCGGGACGGGAACGGGCAGTACAATCATTGACACCAAAACAGACCTGAAAGGTAAGAAGTCAATACTCGAACTGGCGAAAGAACAGTTTGGTGGAAATAAATATCAGGAAGGTTTCAATTTTGGACTCCGCCGGGACAAAAATACCAAGGTAACCAATCCGTATTTTGATGGTGACAAGAATTTTCAGGAGGGTTTTGAAGGTGGCCGACTCTTTGTCACTGGATGGACAGAAGGACAGGGAGAATATAATCGAAGTGGCAGGATGACAGATGAGACAGAACGATTAAGAACAGGCCTCACAATGCCTCAGCATATCTATGATCAGACTATGAAAAAGAAAGAGCATGAGGACAAGTTTGATTTCTACCGCATGGGCTACCTTTGGGGGCGCTCAGGGAAGGCACTGATTACGTCATATGAGGATCTGCCGACACCGAAGTAA
- a CDS encoding ATP-binding protein yields the protein MFPEIEISPDLNGLQPLLQRLDWLIQQAMSALQSQQRSEGEMGVSWLQKTQISAPKITIRADSLLAWLQRTSNLSDFDLDILAISLAPELDCHYERIYTYLQDDLSNKRPTVDMVLNLLCSTIPEKLSRRQHFTTNAPLIYHRLLHLSPEPHQQSTLLAHRLILDSQVVRLLLQQPGLDSRLGDCCQLIAPSIYSVSLSLKPDVQTALKALVREDWQKQQPLLLYFQGTDSTGKRRNAEILAHTLEVPLLIADLVRMVEDKASFAEKLQILWREAWFFNYLLYLDNFDVLYLPEHQVLHHSFCRELEKNRGITIISGVQNWIPTGTTATGLITVNFTIPESNQRRECWQTQLQAAQITITEQELDVLSDRFLLTPDQIADAVATAYNTARWQQINSIGSTEKPLPSFLNLCNAARAQSGHDLGNLAQKITPKYTWDDIVLHSNQITQLKDICKEAEYRDLVHQKWGFAAKLSYGKGLNVLFSGASGTGKTMAAEVIAHQLQLDLYKIDLSQIVSKYIGETEKNLNRIFTAASNSNAILFFDEADALFGKRSEVQDARDRYANIEVGYLLQKMEEYDGITILTTNLRSNIDAAFERRLRFIIEFPLPDISNRRLIWQKIFPKNAPCSPNLDLDFFADNFEITGAIIRNIALTAAFLAADDGGVIEMVHLIRAIRREFQKIGQILRDKDLGQYVDLR from the coding sequence ATGTTTCCAGAAATAGAAATTAGTCCCGATTTAAATGGCTTGCAACCTCTCCTACAAAGATTAGATTGGCTAATCCAACAAGCTATGTCTGCTCTCCAATCTCAGCAAAGATCAGAGGGAGAAATGGGCGTTTCATGGTTACAAAAAACTCAAATATCAGCACCAAAAATTACAATTCGTGCAGATTCGCTCTTAGCATGGTTGCAAAGAACTTCTAACTTATCCGATTTTGACTTGGATATATTAGCGATTTCCCTAGCACCAGAATTAGATTGTCACTATGAACGGATCTATACTTATCTTCAAGATGATCTGAGTAACAAAAGACCTACTGTAGATATGGTCTTAAACTTGCTCTGTTCTACTATTCCCGAAAAGCTATCACGCCGTCAACATTTTACAACCAATGCACCCCTAATTTACCACCGTCTACTCCATCTCTCCCCAGAACCTCATCAGCAATCTACACTTCTGGCGCATCGTCTGATACTCGACTCTCAAGTGGTGAGATTGCTATTGCAGCAACCGGGGTTAGATTCGCGCCTGGGTGATTGTTGTCAATTAATAGCACCCAGCATATATTCTGTTAGTTTATCTCTCAAACCAGATGTGCAAACAGCACTAAAAGCTTTAGTAAGAGAAGACTGGCAAAAACAACAACCTCTACTACTCTATTTTCAAGGAACTGATAGCACTGGTAAACGTCGCAACGCCGAAATTCTCGCTCATACTCTGGAAGTTCCGTTGTTAATCGCTGACTTGGTACGGATGGTAGAGGATAAAGCCAGTTTTGCGGAAAAACTACAAATACTGTGGCGGGAAGCTTGGTTTTTTAACTATTTGCTGTATCTGGATAACTTCGATGTTCTCTACCTTCCAGAACATCAAGTTCTCCATCACTCCTTTTGCAGAGAATTAGAAAAAAATCGAGGTATTACTATCATCTCCGGGGTGCAGAATTGGATACCCACAGGCACAACCGCAACCGGGTTAATTACAGTCAACTTTACCATTCCTGAGTCCAACCAACGTAGAGAATGCTGGCAAACTCAACTACAAGCAGCCCAGATAACTATTACAGAGCAAGAGTTAGATGTTTTGAGCGATCGCTTCCTATTGACTCCAGACCAAATTGCTGATGCTGTCGCTACTGCCTATAATACCGCCCGTTGGCAACAAATTAACTCAATCGGCAGCACAGAAAAACCACTACCATCATTTTTGAATTTATGTAACGCAGCTCGCGCTCAATCCGGGCATGATTTAGGGAACCTCGCCCAAAAAATTACACCCAAATATACTTGGGATGATATTGTATTGCATTCTAATCAAATAACACAATTAAAAGATATTTGCAAAGAAGCAGAATATCGAGATTTAGTACATCAAAAATGGGGGTTTGCAGCTAAATTATCTTATGGCAAAGGTCTAAATGTGCTATTTTCTGGTGCTTCCGGTACAGGTAAAACTATGGCAGCCGAGGTAATTGCTCATCAACTGCAACTAGACCTTTATAAAATTGATTTATCACAAATAGTTAGTAAATATATCGGTGAGACAGAAAAGAACCTCAATCGGATTTTTACTGCTGCCAGTAATTCTAATGCTATCCTGTTTTTTGATGAAGCCGATGCCTTATTTGGCAAACGTTCGGAAGTGCAAGATGCTCGCGATCGCTACGCCAATATCGAAGTAGGTTATCTATTACAAAAAATGGAAGAATATGACGGTATAACAATTTTAACTACCAATCTCCGTAGCAATATAGATGCAGCTTTTGAGCGCCGACTCCGATTTATTATTGAGTTTCCTTTACCAGATATCAGCAATCGTCGCCTGATTTGGCAGAAAATTTTCCCCAAAAATGCCCCCTGTAGTCCTAATCTGGATTTAGACTTCTTTGCAGATAATTTTGAAATTACAGGGGCTATTATTCGCAATATCGCATTAACGGCAGCTTTTTTAGCAGCCGATGATGGCGGAGTAATTGAGATGGTACATTTAATTCGCGCAATACGTCGAGAGTTTCAGAAAATAGGACAAATTCTCAGGGATAAAGATTTAGGTCAATATGTAGATTTACGTTGA